AAATTTATCGTTCCACAATCAGCGTCAGCAACCGACCCAAACCCAGATCGATTACCCAGATCAAGACTGCCATGATAGCTACCGCCGTCAGCACAACACCGGTATAGGTCAACACCTGTTTGCGGTCAGGCCAGTTAACTTTGCGCAATTCGGCTTTAGTTCCGGAAAGAAAGTTAACCAGTTCGGA
The sequence above is a segment of the Carboxydocella sporoproducens DSM 16521 genome. Coding sequences within it:
- the secE gene encoding preprotein translocase subunit SecE, whose amino-acid sequence is MVNKETTKKEGAKKAEKNKAWSELVNFLSGTKAELRKVNWPDRKQVLTYTGVVLTAVAIMAVLIWVIDLGLGRLLTLIVER